One Moorella sp. E308F genomic region harbors:
- a CDS encoding phosphoenolpyruvate carboxykinase, translating to MTEWEQHHVIVLGPNICETASDIFKSPIFHRILASFIEDLEQHQAPELEAIKPFLRTPAGKQGSGAGASNLWDKEALADLLLLLTEYRPDEISKRYPAFNSVLARKTMLYDFAEKLYNYWRKYARFLIVDDGCHQAGETASDHHKFIELNERFTNLVLEIYRKIGANLMEKLPRVYRQLPCGAGAGILADKIAWDIPGEEYRQLQAIPFIQLVVIEPPLVYYPKRNYRKGMFMPVSHNPLKHSQLEARDWLCYPAKVGDLLTFIYFHKRYLPLGLSLANLFELAEPAEIQGRRPEAILIFGVEPELLGKRQTVYYEDRQAGIVLGLIGRTDDVDYFGYFKKMVLTLHNLIAIEHGYLPVHGAMARIVLRTGASANVVLVGDSGAGKSESLEAFRVLATDYMRRLTVIFDDMGSLRITPEGEVVGIGTEIGAFVRLDDLAPGFPYAEIDRSIFMNPHKKNARLVIPITNYQEVTRGYPVDLFLYANNYEPVDNKHPHIELFNDVDTALEVFSEGARLSKGTTDEEGLVHTYFANPFGAPQKRDQHDALARQYFSQMLARGVKIGQLRTQLGLHGYEIKGPEAAAKALFEFITYGG from the coding sequence AGGCTATAAAACCTTTCCTGAGAACACCTGCTGGTAAGCAAGGTAGCGGTGCTGGTGCCAGCAACCTGTGGGATAAGGAGGCCCTTGCCGATTTACTTTTGCTTCTTACTGAATACCGGCCAGATGAAATTAGCAAACGTTATCCTGCTTTCAATTCTGTTTTGGCTAGAAAGACAATGCTATATGATTTTGCGGAAAAGCTTTACAATTATTGGCGGAAATATGCCCGTTTCCTGATTGTTGATGATGGTTGCCACCAGGCAGGAGAAACTGCCAGTGATCATCATAAGTTTATTGAACTTAATGAGCGCTTTACCAACCTGGTACTGGAAATTTACCGGAAAATCGGGGCCAATTTAATGGAAAAACTCCCCCGGGTATACCGGCAACTACCCTGCGGAGCAGGAGCAGGAATACTGGCTGATAAAATTGCCTGGGATATTCCCGGGGAAGAATACCGACAGTTGCAGGCGATACCTTTTATCCAGCTGGTAGTTATCGAACCGCCGCTGGTATATTACCCCAAACGCAATTACCGCAAGGGTATGTTTATGCCGGTGTCCCATAATCCCCTCAAGCATAGTCAATTGGAAGCCAGGGATTGGCTTTGCTATCCGGCTAAAGTAGGGGATTTGTTAACCTTTATCTATTTTCATAAACGGTATTTACCCCTGGGTCTCAGTCTCGCCAACCTGTTTGAATTAGCTGAGCCAGCTGAAATTCAAGGTCGACGACCAGAAGCCATCCTGATTTTCGGAGTTGAGCCGGAACTGTTGGGTAAGCGCCAGACAGTATACTATGAAGACCGGCAGGCGGGTATAGTATTAGGACTGATCGGGCGAACTGATGATGTTGACTACTTTGGTTATTTTAAAAAGATGGTTTTAACCCTGCATAACCTTATTGCCATTGAGCATGGTTATTTACCTGTTCATGGTGCTATGGCGCGAATTGTTTTACGGACAGGGGCTAGTGCCAACGTGGTCCTGGTCGGTGATAGCGGTGCTGGCAAATCAGAATCCCTGGAAGCCTTTCGCGTTCTGGCCACGGACTATATGCGTCGCTTAACAGTTATTTTTGATGATATGGGATCCTTAAGGATAACCCCTGAAGGAGAGGTGGTGGGCATCGGGACAGAAATTGGCGCCTTTGTCCGCCTGGATGATTTAGCCCCGGGTTTTCCCTATGCGGAGATTGACCGCAGTATCTTCATGAACCCTCATAAAAAAAACGCCCGCCTGGTAATCCCCATTACTAACTACCAGGAAGTTACCAGGGGGTATCCTGTAGATCTATTCCTGTACGCTAATAATTATGAACCGGTAGATAACAAGCATCCCCATATAGAGTTGTTTAATGACGTCGATACAGCCCTGGAGGTCTTTAGCGAGGGTGCCCGGCTTTCCAAGGGTACCACTGATGAAGAAGGTCTGGTGCATACTTATTTTGCCAACCCCTTTGGTGCCCCCCAGAAGCGGGACCAGCATGATGCTCTGGCCAGACAATATTTTAGCCAGATGCTTGCCAGGGGTGTCAAAATAGGGCAGTTACGTACCCAGTTGGGCCTGCACGGATATGAAATAAAAGGCCCGGAAGCAGCTGCTAAAGCTTTATTTGAATTTATAACTTACGGGGGTTGA